In Callospermophilus lateralis isolate mCalLat2 chromosome 4, mCalLat2.hap1, whole genome shotgun sequence, one genomic interval encodes:
- the Ifng gene encoding interferon gamma codes for MKYTSYFLAFQLCIILGSSSCYFQDTVNKEIEYLKEYFNASNSNVSDGGSLFLDILDNWKEESDKKVIQSQIVSFYFKLFEHLKDHKIIQRSMSTIRGDLIAKFFNSNDSKLQDFLNVSQVQVNDLKIQRKAISELKKVMNDLLPHSTLRKRRRSQSSIRGRRASK; via the exons ATGAAATACACAAGTTATTTCTTGGCTTTTCAGCTCTGCATCATTTTGGGTTCTTCTAGCTGTTACTTCCAGGACACAGttaataaagaaatagaatatttaaaagaatatttt AATGCAAGTAATTCAAATGTATCAGATGGCGGGTCTCTTTTCTTGGATATTTTGGATAACTGGAAAGAG GAGAGTGACAAAAAAGTAATCCAGAGCCAAATCGTCTCTTTCTACTTCAAACTCTTTGAACACTTAAAAGACCACAAGATCATCCAAAGGAGCATGAGCACCATCAGGGGGGATCTTATTGCTAAGTTCTTCAATAGCAATGACAGTAAACTGCAGGACTTCCTAAATGTGTCTCAAGTTCAG GTAAATGACCTGAAGATCCAGCGTAAAGCAATAAGTGAACTCAAGAAAGTGATGAATGATCTGTTACCACACTCTACCCTAAGGAAGCGAAGAAGGAGTCAGTCTTCGATTCGGGGTCGGAGAGCATCCAAATAA